The Acanthochromis polyacanthus isolate Apoly-LR-REF ecotype Palm Island chromosome 16, KAUST_Apoly_ChrSc, whole genome shotgun sequence genome segment AGTGTGAAATTCAGAGGAAAGAGCAAGTTTAAACAACACGATTAGTTACTGCTGTCTTTTACCTGCATTAAACCGTAACGGGGAGAAAATCTGTTAGATTCAGAACAGAAATTTAATCAGATTGTAAGTGAAAACATCTGTGTAAATGTGCTCTTCTTATGTACCGTCACTGCCCaagaaattaacaaaaaatgacaacagaaactaCTGACATACTACTGAGAGCTTTGAAACACAATATGTAGTTTTACTcaactgtatatatattttagacaaatctttctctaaaaatgctatgtggtgtttggttataggcagccatgttgattttaggcccgAAAATGGCAAAAAGTCAACTACGTTACAGAAAGTCCTACAATTAAATATTGACCCAGTTAATGGTTTTGTGTGGTGAAAATTCAGGAAACAGAAACGGACCACATCGTCTGTCAAAGCTGTTTTTAATAGGCGTCACATGGAGGAAAAAGCTCCCACTGTTAAAATCCTCAGTCCTATACGGGTGCTCTGAAAAAAACacgaaattaaaaaaaaaaaaagacacacccTCCTACACCGCCGCCAAGAGCTGACGTTTGTCAGTTTCAACACAGTGTCAGAAGTTTGTTCACAAGTTCAGCATCAGTTCAGTAATTATTACTCACAATGAGAGGAGTCACAGATTTCAGCCCTGTCTGCTCAACACCAGTTCTGTTTTAGTGAGTTCACGAGCATGTAGATGTTTGGGACTGCAGCGGGGAGGACAGGAGGGGAAACTATGCCAGCGTTAGTCTTCCTGTGGTTTACCTGAGCTCGGAGTGATGGCTGAATTAGAACACTGCGTCTCCCCGTCTAAAAGGAATCTGCAGCGACAGGCTAGCTAGCATTCAGCACTACCTGTTAGACGAGAGGATTTCGTAGACATTTCCTATACCAAACGTttcattaataaaaatacacCTGAATTCTCTTTATGTACaacagaaaagaaacattttcacctGCATATTCAAGATTCATTTTAATATTAGGTATAGATTTTCTGTATTAGAAATATCACTATGTTCTGAAATGAGGAACTAATAATGATCATTTCACCCATAAATCATTGAAGTacaatatttacatatattacAGAGCCCATTTAATCTgaaacaatattaaaataaatgttcaatagatacaaagggttttttttaattctatttatatatatatcaacctTGTCAAGGAGTCCTTACACACTCCAAAAATGTAAAGCCATTCTCCTCTAACAAACTATTAAGtgcaaacaattttttttccatataaaaAACTATGATTGCAGCATCCAGCGTTGAGACAGAGAGCGTTAACAAGCCGTTTCCCCAAGCGCTTCCAAGGCTGTGTTCCACCGTCGTGAATTCAAAAAtgggaggaaaacaaacaaatagtgaaagaaaatttgtgcaaaatacaCTCTTAAGTGTGATACCTTGgattaaaatatctgtaaaggAAGTAGAACGCAGCCTCTCTGTCGAGCAGGTGTTCTGAGGACCGCGGATGCACAAGGAATCACCCAGGAGGTGGAAAATGAAAGAGACTTGGCTTTGGGGatatgctgctgctctgaaacgATCCCTCATGTTATTCCCTTTATCTgtgaatattttaaatacacGAGGAATCAAACCCACACGAAAAGGTCAGGCGGAGGCATCGTCATAATGCGTACACCATGTCTAGTCTTTGAAGATCTACAGGCACAAAAGATTGGGAATTTTCAGACTACACACGATTTGATATGACCATTATAGGCGCAACAAAGAGCCAGTCGGACCCTCCCATGAACCTCCTGGATGATTTAAAGCTCGCCTTCCTCTTACTTCCAATAGCACCCTTTTAATCCCCAGACAAAAAGGGGTCAAGTTTCTAAACCCTGGCTTGGCCAACATCGTAACATGAGCAGTGACACAAAGAGAGCATCTGGGAGGCTGTAGTGATGAGAATGAAGGTGACACTGGAGGACATGTGgtgtgtgacagtgtgtgaAGAAGCGCTGCGGGGCCTTGGCCTTGGTCATCCCCGTCTCTGTTGCATGGAGCTGTCATTAGCAGCACCAGCACTGGGGCTATACTACTGTTCCACTGGGGGAGTTGGCTGGGTTGTTTTGAGATGATAGCAATCCCTGTGGAGAGACAGATAACACACATTGATAACACACAGTGAATGCAACACAAGAGGCAGAATAGTGAGGCCGTGAGGTTTACTGTTAGATAGGATGCTGTGGGTTTAGTGTGAaataaccaaaacaaacagaaaaataaaaaacctgcGGCTGCACAGAGTGGCACTAGCAGCTTCTCAGAAAACAATGAGAGGTGTCACATGACAGTATCCTCAAGAGGCCTGTCACTCACCACTTTCCCAGGCCTAGCCCATGTGCAAACGAAACCCTCCTGACAGGCTGTTACCAGACAGTCCTCCAGGAAGATTAGCACAGTGAGTCTTTCGTGAGCGATCTTCTTGCACACCAGCGGCTCCAGCAGCGGCACCTCCTCCATGCGCGGACACAGCATCGTGCCCAGAGTCTTAGCCGCGTCGGCTTTTGCCGTCCGTGACGAGCTGAGCTGGTTCAGCTTGTCGCTGCTCTTGCTGCTGATGTGGCCCATGCTGTGGTTTCGCTTGTGGTCCTTCTCGTGCCGCTCCTTGCGTGAGTCATGCAGCGACAGCGTTGCAAACTTGCTCACGCTGGTGGCGATGAAAGCGCTGTCGATGATGCTGTTGCCcttggtgctgctgctgttgctgctgctgcctgtgtGACTGTTGGGGGTGCTGCTCCCTGCTGGATTGGAGGAGTGAGGCAAGCTGTTGGACCGCGGCAGGGTGTTGGGCAGGGAGTTAGGAGGGTTGCCACTGGTGCTACTATTGCTCACATTGTCTTTACCGTTGGTGCCGCTGGAgtttgtggtggtggtggttgatACAGTAGTCGTCGTTTGTCCAGTGGCTGGAGGGCTTGCGGCACTCATAACATTAGTATGAGTCCTAGTGCGCGACAAAGGGAGGTGAGGAAAGAGAATGTCCTCCGTCAGGTCCCACAGACACAGCTGGGTGTCCTGTCCCACCGAGCCGAACCTGTAGGTCACACTAACAGGCCGGCTATCTGTAGAGTTTCTCTTAGAGAGCCGAGAGTGAGAGCTGTTCGCTCTGTCTCTGCCTGCACCAAAGTGAATCTGCTCGTGGAAGTCCTCGTCGCTGCCGCTGAACTCGGCAGGCGGATCCCCGTCCTCCACGCTGGTGGTGCAGTGGTCAAACGCCACCACACTCACCCACGACTTGTGGCCGTGGCCCCGCGCGATGACTCTGCAGTCCAAAAACGACCACACCGTCACCAGGTCGTCCTCCCCTCCCGCCACAATATACCGTCCATCAGGGCTCCAGCATACGCACAGCAAGCCACCAAAGTAGCTCTTCATTTTTCCGTGGAGCTCCGCGGCGTCGAAACCGAACACCCGCAGGAAGCCGTCCTGACTTGCGCAAGCCAGAAACTTGCCATCGGGGGAGAAGGCGAACTCATTGAGCGCCCCTTCACCAACTGTCCAACGCAGTAACGGGTTACGAGCCGATTTACTCTTGCAGGTGTGCACAGCGTAGTTTTCACCCTGCTTCAGGAGCTGGTAGTGAGGTGCCGTGGTGCCACAGGTGTTTTCCACGTTGTACAGGTACATGCTGCCGCTGGAGTGAGCCACCAGAAACAGACTTTCTGAACCAGGAACCCATCGCACACACGTTACTCTGGACTTGTCTATAAGTCTCTGCAGgaagaaacaagacaaagacaagGAGACCGGTCAGCTAGTTACTTCATTCTTGAATTACTCATGGACTCAGTGGACTAAACAGAacataatacatgcatgacTGAATATCTAGTTCATTTCAAGAGACTGACTTCAAAACAAAAGGCAGTTTTCCACAGCAGGAAGTCCAGGCAGACATGAAATATCGTGACTGTTTACACCAACAGCCCCACTATCCACACTTGTAGCCTTTTTGTTTCTATTGCAGTGTAGAATCTGTGATGTTAAGGgcacccaaaacaacaaaaaatagcagTTAGCAGATGTAACTCCACtatgaaaaatcaaagaacggAGGTTTTATATTTCAGATTAAATGGTGAAAATAGGTAGGGAAACTTCTACTTAATGATGTCCTCGAGGGGACTGAAAAATGCTTGGTTTACCTCTCAGAGTTTGATTAATTAGTGCTGCCTTCTCTACATTTAACCAGCTATCATTGAGATCCACACAGTAGTTCTTCAGGGCCAGTCACAAGTTTCTCCCTCCAGTGTTAATTTCGTTGACGAAGACTATGATGAAAAATATTCGTCAACGAATCTttttcacaaacaaaaactgaataaacaCTAAGTATCAAGTCAGACATGAAGACAAAGACTGTGGCCAAATATAACTGACACTTTAGTCAATGAactaaaatgagataaaaatgttAGGGCAGGACGAGTGGAGAAGAGAAACCCCCATTTTCCGCTAAACttggaataaaataaaagctaaagGACCTCTGAGCTCTATTGATtagaaaattgattaaaaaagcCATGGTCATGTTTTTGACattaagaacaaaataaaatacatgttttgtatTACAAAAGTTAAATCTGTGTCTGTATGGCATATTCAAATCTTAATATCATTCCATAACAGACTTATGGATATTTCCAATGACTGGATATTCTGGAAAAACATTTAGTCCACTGAGTCCACTGTGGATTTACATGACTAAAATCTGCTAATATTTGGTCGACTAAAACTCGACTCAGACTAAAATCCTTCTGATGTTTAGTCAACTAGAACTAGACTACGAGTAAAAGGTTTCCGATgactaaaatatgactaaaactaAATGGTGTGTTATTCAAAAGATTAAGACTAAATCAGAATTTGCTGTCGAAATTAACACTGTCTCCCTCAAAGCAGGTACTTTTTTCTCCCCTATTAACATCACTGAAAGAGGCTCTATCTgtgcattttttggtggaaggaaaacacaaagttcCTGCTGTGAAAAACGCCCTAACGTTGACTGGAACCCACCTCCTCGTTGAAGAGTTTGCTGGTTTCCTTCTTTATCGGGTCTATGAGTTGCACCTGTCCTGCTGAGAAGCCCACCAGCAGGGAGACGCTCTCCGCTGTGGCTGTGAGTGGGTTGAAGTCATGGCATGTAGGCTGCGTTCCTTTGTATATCCTCTTGTCTATGGGCTTACTAAGATCGGCAGCCTGGAAcgagaacaaacacacagagttgACCACATTTAAAGGATAAAGTGTCGTATTTTACTTCAACAAATTGTCTTCTTGACCTCAAAACTCCAACGTTGTGAGAAGCAGAAAGTCCATAGCCAGAAATAGAGATAAAGAACAACAAAGAC includes the following:
- the wdr20b gene encoding WD repeat-containing protein 20, producing the protein MAAEGGGKEMNEIKTQFTTREGVYKLLTHSEYSRPNRVPFNSQGSNPVKVSFVNVNDQSGNGDRICFNVGRELYFYIYKGVRKAADLSKPIDKRIYKGTQPTCHDFNPLTATAESVSLLVGFSAGQVQLIDPIKKETSKLFNEERLIDKSRVTCVRWVPGSESLFLVAHSSGSMYLYNVENTCGTTAPHYQLLKQGENYAVHTCKSKSARNPLLRWTVGEGALNEFAFSPDGKFLACASQDGFLRVFGFDAAELHGKMKSYFGGLLCVCWSPDGRYIVAGGEDDLVTVWSFLDCRVIARGHGHKSWVSVVAFDHCTTSVEDGDPPAEFSGSDEDFHEQIHFGAGRDRANSSHSRLSKRNSTDSRPVSVTYRFGSVGQDTQLCLWDLTEDILFPHLPLSRTRTHTNVMSAASPPATGQTTTTVSTTTTTNSSGTNGKDNVSNSSTSGNPPNSLPNTLPRSNSLPHSSNPAGSSTPNSHTGSSSNSSSTKGNSIIDSAFIATSVSKFATLSLHDSRKERHEKDHKRNHSMGHISSKSSDKLNQLSSSRTAKADAAKTLGTMLCPRMEEVPLLEPLVCKKIAHERLTVLIFLEDCLVTACQEGFVCTWARPGKVGLLSSQNNPANSPSGTVV